In Acidobacteriota bacterium, the sequence GGCGTAAAACATTATTCGGACATGGAATAGCAGGTTTTCTGTCTAAACAGAGACTCAGCATGCTGACTCTCTATCGATTCACGAGCCTGACCGGCCCAGTTTTACAAGGTTCTCATGCATGAGGCTCGTGAGATCTTGCTTTTCCAAGCCGTGGACGCGCTTGTTGAAGTCATCCACCTTGCTCGAGTAATTCATCGAGCAAAACTTCGGACCGCACATTGAGCAGAATCCAGCTTCCTTGTAGTAATCGTCGGGTAGTGTCTCGTCATGCATGGACCGTGCCGTTTCAGGATCGAGTGAGAGTTCGAACTGCTTGTTCCAATCGAAGGTGTAGCGAGCGTAGCTGATAGCGTCGTCGCGATCGCGTGCGCCGGGACGATGCCTGGCGACATCGGCGGCGTGAGCAGCAATCTTGTAGGCGATGATGCCATCTTTCACATCTTTATCGTTTGGCAGGCCGAGGTGCTCTTTCGGAGTGACATAGCAGAGCATCGAGGCGCCGTGCCACCCGATCATGGCGGCGCCGATCGCGCTGGTGATGTGATCGTAGCCGGGAGCGATGTCCGTCACCAGTGGCCCGAGTGTGTAGAACGGCGCTCCGTAGCAAAGCTCGACTTCTTTATCGATCTGTTCCTTGATCTTGTCCATGGGCACATGACCTGGACCTTCGATCATCACCTGTACATCTTGCTCCCAAGCCTTTTTCGTGAGCTCTCCAAGAGTCGCCAGTTCGGAGAATTGCGCTTCGTCGCTCGCGTCGGCAATGCATCCAGGACGCAGGCCATCGCCCAGTGAGTAAGAGACGTCGTACTTGGCCATGATCTTCGTGATGTCGTCGAAGCGTTCGTAGAGGAAGTTTTGCTTATGATGGTGCGCCATCCACTGCGCGAGAATCGCTCCGCCGCGGCTCACGATGCCGGTGATACGCTTTGAGACCATCGGCAGGTACTGAATCAGAACGCCGGCGTGCACCGTCATGTAATCGACACCTTGCGCGGCCTGCTCCTCAACTACTTCGAGGTAAATCTCGGGCGTAAGGTCTTCGATCCGCTTCACCCGGCTGATGGCTTCGTAAATCGGAACCGTGCCGATGGGCACCGGTGAGTGGCGCAGAATCGCTTCGCGAATCTCGGGAATATCACCGCCGGTGCTCAGGTCCATCACAGTATCGGCACCGAAGTGCACGGCAGTGTGGAGCTTCTTGAGTTCTTCGTCAACATTCGACGTCACGGCGGAATTGCCAATATTGGCGTTGATCTTGCACAAGGAGGCCACGCCGATGGCCATCGGTTCGAGCTCAGGATGATTGATGTTGGCGGGAATGATCATGCGACCGCCAGCGACTTCGTCGCGAACTAGCTCGGGCGTGAGCTTCTCCTTTCGCGCGACATACTCCATCTCTTCGGTAATCATGCCGAGACGGGCGTAATGCATCTGCGAGAAATTTTGATCACCGCTTCGAGCAGCTTGCTGGTGCCGCTTACTCAGCCATTCAGCACGTGGCTTCGGGACTTCGTAGCTCGTCTTCTGAACATCCTGTGTGCTCATCCATTGCCTCTTTCTGAGGAAAAATTATACGCACCCCAGAGGCGAACACCCATTCGACTGCGCTCAGGGCAGGCTCCGGTCACAAAGAGAAACGCGGAGGTCATGAAGTACAAAGCCGATCTTTGTGACCTCCTGTTTCAGCTTGGTCCCGTTCGTGTCCGCCTTTATTCCTTGACCACGCTATGCACCGGGAATACTCTTTTAAACGTGCCTTCTACGGGTAGATACCTTCGTTTTGGCATCGCGATCCTCGTGATCGTTGGCGCGATGTCGTATCTCGCGTTTACCGGCATTCAGGAGAGCAAGAGCTACTACGTCACTATCAAAGAGCTGCAAGGAATGGGTGACCAGGCACATGCCAAGCGGCTGCGCATCGCGGGGCTGGTTGTTCCAGGCAGCATTCGCCGGCAAGGTACAGGAGCTGATTTCCAGATCGATGAGCAGGGACTGAAGCTGCAGGTTGCGTATCGCGGCACTGAACCACCTCCCGACACATTCAAGGACAACGCGCAAGCTCTGGTCGAAGGCTCGTACGGAAAAGATGGCGTGTTCCACGCCAAGCAGATTCAGGCAAAATGCGCCTCCAAATACGCTCCGGCAGCGAACCAGACCGGAACGGCTGAGATGCCGGCAGCCAAGCCCACAGCAGCAAGTCAGAATGCCAACTGACGATTGACTGATTCCGAAATCCATTCCGCTTCGTTTTCCCAATCTGAACCGACCCATTTTGATCCTGCTCACTCTGAACCTGCGGTGGTTTTGCAAGGCATAAGCAAGCTTTTTGGGCGCTTCGCCGCGCTCCACGATCTAAGCCTCTCTCTTCCTGCGGGACGGGTATATGGTTTGCTCGGCGAAAACGGCGCAGGCAAAAGTACGCTGCTCCGAATCATCGCTGGACTCGCACGTCCATCCCGCGGCAGCGTTCGCGTCCTCGGCAGCTCCGACGTGCGTTCGGTTGGCGCGCGCATCGGCTACATGGCTCATGCGATCCTCCTCTACGACGACCTCTCGGCGCGAGAGAACCTTGATTATTTTCGCGGGCTCTATCCCGCCGACCGCACGGCCGGCGTTGTTGAACTGCTGGGGCAAGTTGGGCTGGCAAATGTGGATAGCCGTCGGCGTGTCGGGCAATACTCCCAGGGAATGAAGCAGCGCCTGGCGCTCGCGCGTGCCATGCTCGCAACTCCGGATCTCCTGTTGCTCGATGAGCCGTTCTCAAATGTCGACTCTGTTTCGACCACAGCGATGTCGACACTTCTTGGAACGCTGCGCGATCGCGGCGCGACTCTGATCGTCGTCACACATCAGCTCGAAGCCCTGGCGCGAGTGGCGGACGAGTGGATTACCTTGCACGCCGGAACTATCGTCAAGCATGAAGCCGCTCACAATCGTTCTCCCTTAAGCGCCGGGCGAGGAGGCGAGCGATGAACCTGGCACGCACGGTGGCGTTGCATTTGCGAAAAGACATGCGCCTCGAGTGGCGCTCGAAGGACGCAGCAAATTCGATGTTGTTCTTCGCACTGCTGGTGGTAGTCGTGTTCGCATTCGCCTTCGATCCGCTGATGGAGGACTCTCGCCAAATCAGCGGCGGAATTGCGTGGGTGGCGCTGATGTTTTCGACCATCGTTGCTCTGAACCAGAGCTGGGCACGGGAACTGCGCAACAGCGTCCTGGACGCGCTTCGCCTTGCACCTGCGCCGCCTAATGGTCTCTTTTTGGGAAAGGTGATCGCCAACTTCCTATTTGTCACCATCGTCGAGATTCCCATGTCCCTCCTCTTCGTCGTGTTCTACAACCTCCGCGTGATTGGCTCGTTGGCGCAGCTCGCGCTGGTAGTTGCTCTGGGAACTTGGGCCCTGGTGGTGAATGGAACATTCTTCTCGGCGCTCTCAATTCGCACACGCAATCGCGAGCTCATGCTGCCCCTCATCCTGCTTCCCATATCGCTGCCAGCACTTCTGGGCATGGTGGTGGCTACGACAAACATCCTGAGTGGAGACAGCTCGCCGGTTTTTGGCATCAAGCTTGTGGCGGTTTACGACGTCGTCTTCACCACGGTCTCGCTACTGCTCTTCGAGGCGGTGCTCGGGGCGGAGTGATCGATCAAATTTAGGCGTTACCGCCTGATTGACATACGCCTGCGTTTTGATAACATCGCGCGCGCAGGAGGTGTGTATGGCTGGATTTCTGGCTCTCGCCTACGGAATGATTGCATACCTGATCTTCTTCGTCACGTTTCTCTATGCAATCGGATTTGTCGCCAACATTGGCGTTCCCAAGTCAATCGATTCCGGAATGCCTGGATCCCCGATTCAGGCGCTGATCGTGAATTGTGTCCTGCTGAGTTTGTTTGCGATTCAGCACAGCGTAATGGCGCGCCAGGGATTCAAGCGCGTGTGGATGAAGATCATCCCTCCCGCGATTGAGCGCAGCACTTTTGTGCTCGTGGCTAGCCTGATTCTCGATCTCATGTACTGGAAGTGGCAGCCGATTAAGAGCATCGTGTGGCATACCACGAATCGCGCGGCCGTCGACGGACTCTATGTGCTGTCTGGGCTGGGATGGGGAGTGGTTTTGATTGGCACGTGCCTGATTAGCCATTTTGGCTTGTTTGGAATGGATCAGGTTTACTCTTATTTCCGCGGGAAGGAATACCGTCACCCGGATTTTTCTTCGCCCTCGATGTATCGCTTTGTTCGACATCCCATTTATTTGGGCTTCGTCCTTGCCTTCTGGTCCACGCCGGTGATGACCGCAGGGCATCTGCTCTTTTCGATTGCCACTACGGGATACATTCTCGTCGGCATTTACTTCGAGGAGCGCGACTTGGTGAGCTTATTTGGAGACAGGTACCGCGAATATCGGCAGCGTGTTCCGATGCTGATTCCGTTTACAGGCCGTAAGCAGGAGATCAAGGCGAAGGCGGTTGGGCAGCCGTAACAGCAAAAGCCCGGGGCGAACGCGAAGGTCACAGAGGACTTGTTCGTGACGTTAAGTTTTTATTCGTGACCTTCATCTTCGCTCCGGGAAATCGACACTCGTGGCCCGCCTGTGGAGTACACTTCGCCTAGATGAACCGCGCAGCTTTCACCCTTAGCGCAATTCTCGTGGCGCTTCTGTTGTCCTATGGATTGCATGAAGCACTCAACGTTGCACCCACGGAAGCTACGATGGGCAACGTTCAGCGGATCTTCTATTACCACGTGCCCTCGTACGCAGCTGCGTTCACGATGTTTGCGGTGAACTTGCTTGCCTCTATCTTCTATCTGGCGCGGCGAAGGACAGCATCTGCCGCCGCTGCGGACGCGGTCGCGGTCTCGGCGGCGGAATTGGGCGTGCTTTTTTGTTCCGTCGGGCTCATGACCGGAATGCTTTGGGCCAAGCCCGTTTGGGGAATCTGGTGGACTTGGGATGCACGGCTCACGAGCACATTCGTACTCTGGCTGATTTATGTCAGCTATCTCATGTTGCGCAGGCTGTCAGAAGGCGGTCAGGCGCCGACGCTTGCGGCAGCGCTGGCTATCTTTGGATTCGTGGATGTCCCGATCGTGTACATGTCCATCCGTTGGTGGCGTACACAACATCCTCAGCCAGTGATCTTTGGCGAGCAGAACTCTGGACTTGATCGCTCTATGCTGCCGGCATTGCTCATTAATCTCGCGGCCTTCATCTGTTATGGAGCCCTGCTGTTCTGGGTGCGCTACAAACTAGAACGCGCACGCCAGGAACTGCGGGACACGCAGGCAGTGCACTCGCTGGAATTGGCCCGAGCGGAGGCTCGCTAATGGACACGGTACGGAGCCTTCAACATCTGCACGCCGCGTACATCCTTACGTGGTGCGTTCATCTGGGATACGTAATCTATCTGGTAAGAGGCTTCGTCCAGCTAAAGCGGGAGGCGACGGAGTTAAGGAAGTCATCTTAAGAAGTACCGATGGCCATGCCTATGCCACTAGTTATCGCTAACTAAGTGCTTTCTGTCCCGTCTATCTTGCAACTCTTTCTGTGCCCATTTAGCTTGGTCTTATTACCCAGAATTGCAACCCATTCCATTTCAGTGAGGTATCCATGCGGACTTTTTTGCGCGCCGTCGCAGTGTTCTCGCTAGTACTGCCAGTGACTTTCGTGGCGTTGGCAGCTCCGCCCGACGCAGCTTCCAACAGCTTTTCGGTCCCGGTCGTGTACTACAAATTGACGAACGGTCTACGCATTGTGCTTTCGCCAGATCACTCTGCTCCGACTGTCGCCGTTGCGGTTTACTACCGCATCGGCTTTCGGGTTGAGCCGAAAGATCGCACCGGATTCGCTCATCTGTTCGAGCACATGATGTTCCAGGGCTCACAGAACCTCGGCAAGATGGAGATGATCAAGCTGGTGCAGCAGAACGGCGGAACGCTGAATGGGTCCACCCGCTTCGACTTCACCAATTACTTCGAGATCGTGCCCGCCAACAAGCTAGAGACGATGCTCTGGGCGGAAGCGGATCGCATGCGCGGACTCGCCGTCAATGAAGACAATCTCAAGAACCAGCAGGGCGTAGTCGGGAATGAGGTGAAGGTCAACGTGCTTAACCGCCCTTATGGCGGATTCCCGTGGCTCGACATGCCGCAGTATGCCAACACCAATTGGTATAACGCGCACAACTTCTATGGTGACTTGAGGGATATCGAAGCCGCCACGCTTCCCGATGTCCAGCAGTTCTTCAAGACCTATTACGCTCCGAACAACGCAGCCTTGGCGATTGTGGGCGATTTCGATACTGCTGAGGCGCGCAAGCTGATCGAGAAGTACTTCGCTGGGATTGCCTCTGTTGCTCAGCCAAAAGAGCCTGATCTCACTGAGCCTCGTCAAGAACAAGAAAAGCGGGCCTCGAAACCGGATACTCAGGCAAAGCGTCCTGCATTAGCTGTGGCGTATCACATGCCTGCTCGCAATACTCCCGAGTACTATGCGATGGGGTTGATCGATCAGATTTTGCTGGAGGGAGACGACAGCCGTCTTTATGAGGAGCTGGTGCAGACGCGCGGCATCACGGGCGGACTAGAAGGTGGAATCAACCTTATCGGGAACATGTACAACTACAATGGCCCCATGCTGTGGATCATGGACCTTTACCATGACAACAATGTGAAAGACGAAGACATTCTGGCTGCCATCGATTCCGTGATCGAGCCGCTGCGCACGAAGCCAGTGGATCAAAAGACGCTCGATCGCGCACTGGTAAAGATACGCTCAGATTTTTACGATCAGGTCAGCCAGTTCAATGGATTCGGGCGCGCCGACATGCTCGCCAGCTTCGCCCTGTTCGATGACAATCCGCAACGGATCAACGACATCGAATCCCAATTCCGGAAGGTCACTCCAACGCTGATCCAGAAAACTGCGCAGGAGTATCTGCGGCCTACGAACCGCACGATCCTGACTATCGAACCGAAGGCCGGCGAGAACACGCAGGCGGCCAAGTCGGGAAATTGAGATCGGGAGCACAAGGAGACAGATTATGAAAAATCGATTGATTGCCATCGCATGCATGATGTTCCTGGCTCTCGGATGGAGCCTTCCTTCGGCTGCACAGGATGCCGCCGGTACCGCGCAAGCGGCGCGAGTAAAGAAGCAAAGCCCGCCGCCGGGAAGTGTGCCGAAGCCGTTCCTCGTTCCGCAGACAGAGAAACTCACTCTGCCCAATGGACTTCAGGCGACGCTGGTTCCCTACGGCGCGGTTCCCAAGGTGCAGATCACGCTGA encodes:
- a CDS encoding thiamine biosynthesis protein ThiC (catalyzes the formation of 4-amino-2-methyl-5-phosphomethylpyrimidine from 5-amino-1-(5-phospho-D-ribosyl)imidazole and S-adenosyl-L-methionine in thiamine biosynthesis); its protein translation is MSTQDVQKTSYEVPKPRAEWLSKRHQQAARSGDQNFSQMHYARLGMITEEMEYVARKEKLTPELVRDEVAGGRMIIPANINHPELEPMAIGVASLCKINANIGNSAVTSNVDEELKKLHTAVHFGADTVMDLSTGGDIPEIREAILRHSPVPIGTVPIYEAISRVKRIEDLTPEIYLEVVEEQAAQGVDYMTVHAGVLIQYLPMVSKRITGIVSRGGAILAQWMAHHHKQNFLYERFDDITKIMAKYDVSYSLGDGLRPGCIADASDEAQFSELATLGELTKKAWEQDVQVMIEGPGHVPMDKIKEQIDKEVELCYGAPFYTLGPLVTDIAPGYDHITSAIGAAMIGWHGASMLCYVTPKEHLGLPNDKDVKDGIIAYKIAAHAADVARHRPGARDRDDAISYARYTFDWNKQFELSLDPETARSMHDETLPDDYYKEAGFCSMCGPKFCSMNYSSKVDDFNKRVHGLEKQDLTSLMHENLVKLGRSGS
- a CDS encoding cytochrome c biogenesis protein CcmE encodes the protein MKYKADLCDLLFQLGPVRVRLYSLTTLCTGNTLLNVPSTGRYLRFGIAILVIVGAMSYLAFTGIQESKSYYVTIKELQGMGDQAHAKRLRIAGLVVPGSIRRQGTGADFQIDEQGLKLQVAYRGTEPPPDTFKDNAQALVEGSYGKDGVFHAKQIQAKCASKYAPAANQTGTAEMPAAKPTAASQNAN
- a CDS encoding ABC transporter, producing MHSASFSQSEPTHFDPAHSEPAVVLQGISKLFGRFAALHDLSLSLPAGRVYGLLGENGAGKSTLLRIIAGLARPSRGSVRVLGSSDVRSVGARIGYMAHAILLYDDLSARENLDYFRGLYPADRTAGVVELLGQVGLANVDSRRRVGQYSQGMKQRLALARAMLATPDLLLLDEPFSNVDSVSTTAMSTLLGTLRDRGATLIVVTHQLEALARVADEWITLHAGTIVKHEAAHNRSPLSAGRGGER
- a CDS encoding heme ABC transporter permease CcmB, with protein sequence MNLARTVALHLRKDMRLEWRSKDAANSMLFFALLVVVVFAFAFDPLMEDSRQISGGIAWVALMFSTIVALNQSWARELRNSVLDALRLAPAPPNGLFLGKVIANFLFVTIVEIPMSLLFVVFYNLRVIGSLAQLALVVALGTWALVVNGTFFSALSIRTRNRELMLPLILLPISLPALLGMVVATTNILSGDSSPVFGIKLVAVYDVVFTTVSLLLFEAVLGAE
- a CDS encoding cytochrome C assembly protein; amino-acid sequence: MNRAAFTLSAILVALLLSYGLHEALNVAPTEATMGNVQRIFYYHVPSYAAAFTMFAVNLLASIFYLARRRTASAAAADAVAVSAAELGVLFCSVGLMTGMLWAKPVWGIWWTWDARLTSTFVLWLIYVSYLMLRRLSEGGQAPTLAAALAIFGFVDVPIVYMSIRWWRTQHPQPVIFGEQNSGLDRSMLPALLINLAAFICYGALLFWVRYKLERARQELRDTQAVHSLELARAEAR
- a CDS encoding insulinase family protein → MRTFLRAVAVFSLVLPVTFVALAAPPDAASNSFSVPVVYYKLTNGLRIVLSPDHSAPTVAVAVYYRIGFRVEPKDRTGFAHLFEHMMFQGSQNLGKMEMIKLVQQNGGTLNGSTRFDFTNYFEIVPANKLETMLWAEADRMRGLAVNEDNLKNQQGVVGNEVKVNVLNRPYGGFPWLDMPQYANTNWYNAHNFYGDLRDIEAATLPDVQQFFKTYYAPNNAALAIVGDFDTAEARKLIEKYFAGIASVAQPKEPDLTEPRQEQEKRASKPDTQAKRPALAVAYHMPARNTPEYYAMGLIDQILLEGDDSRLYEELVQTRGITGGLEGGINLIGNMYNYNGPMLWIMDLYHDNNVKDEDILAAIDSVIEPLRTKPVDQKTLDRALVKIRSDFYDQVSQFNGFGRADMLASFALFDDNPQRINDIESQFRKVTPTLIQKTAQEYLRPTNRTILTIEPKAGENTQAAKSGN